In Pseudomonadota bacterium, the following proteins share a genomic window:
- a CDS encoding class II aldolase and adducin N-terminal domain-containing protein: protein MTVTDIRPNMDHWQDRVDMAAAFRWTARLNLHEAVANHFSLAINDAGTRVLMNPNQMHFARIKASDLIEVDVNDPATMEGPDAPDPTAWGLHGGLHRHCTHARCAMHVHSPFATALAALADSTLPPVDQNCATFYDRTVIDEAYGGLAFEEEGARCAALFADPKRKVMVMGNHGILVIGDTVADTFNRLYYFERAAQTYILALQTGRALRVLPHHVAEKTARELEDYPEQGDRHLAELKAILDAEGSDYAS, encoded by the coding sequence ATGACCGTCACAGATATCCGCCCCAACATGGACCACTGGCAGGACAGGGTGGACATGGCAGCGGCGTTCCGTTGGACGGCACGGCTCAATCTCCACGAGGCAGTGGCCAACCACTTCTCACTTGCCATCAACGATGCGGGCACGCGGGTGCTCATGAACCCGAACCAGATGCACTTCGCGCGGATCAAGGCCTCCGACCTTATCGAGGTGGACGTGAACGACCCCGCAACGATGGAGGGGCCCGACGCGCCGGACCCCACGGCTTGGGGGCTCCACGGCGGTCTCCACCGGCACTGCACCCACGCGCGCTGCGCGATGCACGTCCATTCGCCCTTTGCCACCGCGCTTGCCGCGCTCGCCGACAGCACGCTGCCCCCCGTCGACCAGAATTGCGCAACCTTCTACGACCGCACGGTCATCGACGAGGCGTATGGCGGCCTCGCCTTCGAGGAGGAAGGCGCCCGATGTGCGGCGCTCTTCGCGGACCCGAAGCGGAAGGTGATGGTCATGGGCAACCATGGCATTCTCGTCATCGGGGACACCGTCGCCGATACCTTCAATCGGCTCTACTACTTCGAGCGCGCGGCGCAGACCTACATCCTTGCGTTGCAAACGGGCCGCGCGCTGCGCGTGCTGCCCCATCACGTGGCCGAGAAGACCGCGCGTGAGCTCGAGGACTACCCCGAGCAAGGCGACCGGCACCTCGCCGAACTGAAGGCGATCCTCGACGCGGAGGGGAGCGACTATGCCAGCTGA
- a CDS encoding acetate--CoA ligase family protein, whose product MSRFSRLLAPRRIAVIGGGAWCAAIVDAAEALGYHGEIVPVHHTKDSVAGRRAVPRVADIEGPVDAAFIGVNRHATVEIVAALRKAKAGGAICFASGFSEAGDEDASARDLSAALIAAAGEMPILGPNCYGMINALDGVALWPDQHGLRPVPRGVAILTQSSNIALNLTMQSRGLPVAMVVTCGNQAQVSQAELAQALLDDPRITAIGLHIEGFGNLRAWEALATAARARGVALVALKSGRSAQAQAAALSHTASLAGGDVGAEALLARLGIARLGTLPGFLEALKIAHLFGRLPGRAVGSISCSGGEAALAADMAAAAGVALPTLSKSQEAALRESLGPRVALANPLDYHTYIWRDEAAMTAAWAAMAAPGIDLVLVILDYPRPDRCDLQDWAIATRAVIAAARETGARYSVCATLPELLPEDTAAEVLAAGVLPLHGLHSAMEAVAAMGGPGAAPAQPVLLPGPERKAELLDEAEAKATLARHGLDVPRGTRAGRDAAVAVAEGFSGRLAVKVLGLAHKSGAGGLALGVAPCDVEAALASLAPGELLIEEMVTGAVAELLVGVMRDAAHGFVLTLAAGGTETELLADSAHLLLPATRGEIEAALQSLRMAPKLHGYRGRPAAHLPSTLDAIEAIQAYVVDNADTLEEVEVNPLLCTPSAAIAADALIRKARP is encoded by the coding sequence ATGTCCCGCTTTAGCCGCCTCCTCGCCCCTCGGCGCATCGCCGTCATTGGCGGCGGGGCCTGGTGCGCCGCCATCGTGGATGCGGCGGAGGCGCTGGGATATCACGGCGAGATCGTCCCGGTGCATCATACCAAGGACAGTGTCGCCGGGCGCCGGGCGGTCCCGCGCGTGGCTGATATCGAGGGGCCGGTGGACGCGGCGTTCATCGGGGTCAACAGGCACGCCACCGTGGAGATCGTGGCCGCGCTTCGCAAAGCGAAGGCGGGCGGCGCGATCTGCTTTGCCTCTGGCTTCTCTGAGGCGGGCGACGAGGATGCCAGCGCGCGGGATCTTTCAGCCGCCCTCATCGCGGCGGCGGGAGAGATGCCCATCCTCGGACCCAATTGCTACGGGATGATCAACGCTCTCGACGGCGTGGCGCTCTGGCCGGACCAGCACGGGCTTCGGCCGGTGCCGCGCGGCGTCGCGATCCTCACGCAGAGCTCGAATATCGCGCTCAACCTCACCATGCAGAGCCGCGGACTGCCGGTGGCCATGGTCGTCACCTGCGGAAACCAGGCGCAGGTGAGCCAGGCGGAGCTTGCGCAGGCCCTGCTCGATGACCCCCGGATCACGGCCATCGGGCTCCATATCGAGGGCTTCGGCAACCTGCGCGCCTGGGAGGCGCTGGCCACCGCGGCGCGAGCGCGCGGCGTGGCGCTCGTCGCCCTCAAATCCGGGCGATCGGCGCAGGCGCAGGCAGCCGCGCTCTCACATACAGCCTCCCTCGCGGGAGGCGATGTGGGGGCCGAGGCCCTCCTCGCGCGGCTTGGCATCGCGCGGCTCGGGACGCTGCCGGGCTTTCTCGAGGCGCTCAAGATCGCACATCTTTTCGGGCGGCTTCCGGGGCGCGCGGTTGGCTCCATCTCCTGCTCGGGCGGGGAGGCGGCGCTGGCGGCGGATATGGCGGCGGCGGCGGGCGTGGCGCTTCCGACGCTCTCAAAGTCCCAGGAGGCGGCCCTGCGGGAGTCGCTCGGGCCCCGTGTCGCGCTCGCCAATCCGCTCGATTACCACACGTATATCTGGCGCGATGAAGCGGCGATGACCGCGGCCTGGGCCGCCATGGCCGCGCCCGGAATCGACCTCGTGCTGGTGATCCTCGACTATCCCCGCCCGGATCGCTGCGACCTTCAGGACTGGGCCATCGCCACCCGCGCGGTAATCGCGGCGGCGCGGGAGACGGGCGCGCGCTACTCCGTCTGCGCCACGCTGCCGGAGCTCTTGCCCGAGGACACGGCGGCGGAGGTACTCGCAGCGGGGGTCTTGCCACTCCACGGGCTTCACAGCGCGATGGAGGCGGTGGCGGCCATGGGAGGGCCCGGCGCGGCCCCGGCGCAGCCGGTGCTCCTGCCGGGGCCGGAGCGCAAAGCAGAGCTCCTCGATGAAGCCGAGGCCAAGGCGACGCTCGCGCGCCATGGCCTCGATGTACCGCGGGGCACGCGGGCCGGGCGGGACGCGGCAGTCGCCGTGGCCGAGGGCTTCTCTGGCCGCCTCGCCGTGAAGGTCCTCGGGCTCGCGCACAAGTCGGGCGCGGGCGGGCTCGCGCTTGGGGTGGCGCCTTGCGACGTGGAAGCTGCCCTCGCCAGCCTTGCGCCCGGCGAACTCCTGATCGAGGAGATGGTCACGGGCGCGGTGGCGGAGCTTCTCGTCGGTGTCATGCGGGACGCGGCCCATGGCTTCGTCCTCACGCTCGCGGCAGGCGGCACCGAGACCGAGCTCCTCGCCGACAGCGCGCATCTTCTCCTGCCGGCCACGCGCGGCGAGATCGAGGCCGCACTGCAAAGCCTGCGCATGGCGCCGAAGCTCCACGGCTACCGGGGTCGCCCGGCGGCGCATCTGCCATCCACCCTCGACGCGATCGAGGCGATCCAGGCCTATGTCGTGGACAATGCCGATACGCTGGAGGAGGTTGAGGTCAACCCGCTCCTCTGCACCCCGAGCGCCGCCATCGCCGCCGACGCCCTCATTCGAAAGGCCCGCCCATGA
- a CDS encoding SDR family oxidoreductase, whose translation MAPTLLSLGHGYSAQALAVRLLPQGWRIIGTTRDADKAARMEADGIEALLDPNDLSAEIAEATHILASAAPGEAGDPFLRRHDLSRSAASWVGYLSTTGVYGDHGGDWVDEETALAPTTRRGQYRVDAEAAWAATGLPLHIFRLAGIYGPSRGPFAKVRAGTARRIVKPGQVFSRIHVADIAQVLEASIARPRPGAIYNVCDDDPAPPEDVIAHAAELLGLPVPPAEDFATAEMTPMARSFYGESKRVRNRLLHEELGVTLLYPSYRDGLAALRATD comes from the coding sequence ATGGCTCCTACGCTCCTCTCCCTCGGTCACGGCTATTCCGCGCAGGCGCTGGCCGTCCGGCTCTTGCCGCAGGGCTGGCGCATCATCGGCACGACGCGGGATGCCGACAAGGCCGCGCGAATGGAGGCCGACGGCATCGAGGCGCTCCTCGATCCTAATGATTTGAGCGCGGAGATCGCCGAAGCCACACATATCCTCGCCTCAGCCGCGCCTGGCGAGGCGGGCGATCCGTTCCTCCGCCGTCACGATCTCTCGCGGTCCGCGGCCTCCTGGGTCGGCTACCTCAGCACCACGGGCGTCTACGGGGATCACGGCGGAGATTGGGTCGATGAGGAGACCGCGCTCGCCCCCACGACGCGGCGCGGCCAGTACCGCGTAGACGCAGAAGCCGCCTGGGCGGCGACGGGCCTCCCCCTACATATCTTTCGCCTCGCGGGCATCTACGGGCCGAGCCGCGGCCCCTTTGCGAAGGTCCGCGCGGGCACGGCGCGGCGCATCGTGAAGCCGGGGCAGGTCTTCTCCCGCATCCACGTGGCCGATATCGCGCAGGTGCTGGAGGCCTCCATCGCGCGGCCCCGCCCGGGCGCGATCTACAATGTCTGCGACGACGATCCGGCCCCGCCGGAGGATGTCATCGCCCATGCTGCGGAGCTTCTGGGCCTGCCTGTCCCGCCAGCCGAGGATTTCGCCACCGCGGAGATGACGCCCATGGCACGGAGCTTCTACGGCGAAAGCAAGCGGGTGCGAAACCGGCTTCTGCACGAGGAGCTCGGCGTCACGCTCCTCTATCCGAGCTATCGGGACGGGCTCGCAGCCCTCCGCGCCACCGATTAG
- a CDS encoding acyl-CoA dehydrogenase family protein yields the protein MQYGLTDEQEMIAATVRTFVEKEIYPHEAEVERTGAVPPDLAQEIKRKTLELGFYACNFPESVGCAGLSHLEFALVERELGRGSMALTHFFGRPQNILMACEDEQVERYLMPAIRGEKMDALAMTEPGAGSDVRSMKCSARRDGGDWVLNGTKHFISGAEHADFCIVFVATGEDATPKGPKKRITCFLVDRGHPGFSIRDGYASVSHRGYRNMILEFDECRLPDAAVLGAVDGGFAVMNEWLYATRITVAAMSVGRARRAFDYALSYAAEREQFGQKIGKFQGVSFQLADMITEIDAADLLTLASADRLDKGLPANREIAQAKLYASEMLGRVTDAAIQLHGGMGLMDDYPLERFWRDARVERIWDGTSEIQRHIISRDLLRALGA from the coding sequence ATGCAATACGGCCTTACTGACGAACAAGAGATGATCGCGGCCACGGTCCGCACCTTCGTCGAAAAGGAAATCTACCCCCACGAAGCGGAGGTGGAGCGCACCGGTGCCGTGCCCCCCGACCTCGCCCAAGAAATCAAGCGCAAGACGCTGGAGCTTGGATTTTATGCCTGCAACTTCCCCGAGTCCGTCGGCTGCGCCGGGCTCTCGCATCTCGAATTCGCGCTCGTGGAGCGCGAGCTCGGCCGCGGCTCCATGGCACTCACCCATTTCTTCGGCCGCCCGCAGAACATTCTCATGGCCTGCGAAGACGAGCAGGTGGAGCGCTACCTGATGCCCGCCATACGCGGCGAGAAGATGGACGCGCTCGCCATGACGGAGCCCGGCGCGGGTTCGGACGTGCGTTCCATGAAATGCAGCGCGCGGCGCGATGGCGGCGACTGGGTCCTGAATGGGACGAAGCATTTCATCTCCGGCGCGGAGCATGCCGATTTCTGCATCGTTTTTGTCGCCACGGGCGAGGATGCAACGCCCAAGGGCCCGAAGAAACGGATCACCTGCTTCCTCGTGGATCGCGGGCATCCCGGCTTCTCCATCCGCGACGGCTACGCCTCCGTCTCCCACCGCGGCTACCGGAACATGATCCTTGAATTCGACGAGTGCCGCCTGCCGGACGCGGCCGTCCTCGGCGCGGTGGATGGCGGCTTTGCCGTCATGAACGAGTGGCTCTACGCCACCCGCATCACCGTGGCCGCCATGAGCGTGGGCCGCGCGCGGCGGGCCTTCGACTACGCGCTCAGCTACGCCGCCGAGCGCGAGCAGTTCGGCCAGAAGATCGGCAAGTTCCAAGGGGTGAGCTTCCAGCTCGCCGACATGATCACCGAGATCGACGCGGCGGACCTGTTGACGCTCGCGAGCGCCGACCGGCTCGACAAGGGGCTGCCCGCCAATCGCGAAATCGCGCAGGCCAAGCTCTACGCCTCCGAGATGCTCGGCCGCGTGACCGATGCCGCCATCCAACTGCACGGCGGGATGGGGCTCATGGACGATTACCCGCTCGAGCGCTTCTGGCGCGATGCCCGGGTGGAGCGGATCTGGGACGGGACCTCGGAAATCCAGCGCCACATCATCAGCCGGGACCTCCTGCGCGCGCTGGGAGCGTAA
- a CDS encoding response regulator — MMELDPHLLIVDDDERIRKLLQKYLMRHGFLVSAARDAAHARRVLSGLDFDLIVLDVMMPGEDGMTLCAVLREERETPILLLTAKSESGDKIKGLEAGADDYLTKPFEPQELLLRINAILRRMPKEEGGPTVPKVLHLGTLRYDVEKSEMWQGDARIRLTSTEVQLMRIFSARPGEAISRGELVEELGRASQSSTGNSQERAVDVQITRLRRKVEADPKQPRYLQTVRGAGYMLQPD; from the coding sequence CTGATGGAGCTCGATCCGCATCTCCTGATCGTTGATGACGACGAGCGCATCCGGAAGCTCCTGCAGAAATACCTCATGCGGCACGGCTTCCTCGTGAGCGCGGCGCGGGATGCCGCGCACGCCCGGCGTGTCCTTTCGGGGCTCGATTTTGATCTCATCGTGCTCGACGTGATGATGCCGGGGGAAGACGGCATGACGCTCTGCGCCGTGTTGCGCGAGGAGCGCGAGACGCCCATCTTGCTGCTCACCGCGAAATCCGAGAGCGGGGACAAGATCAAGGGCCTCGAGGCCGGGGCGGATGACTACCTCACGAAGCCCTTCGAGCCCCAGGAGCTCCTGCTGCGGATCAACGCGATCCTGCGCCGGATGCCCAAGGAGGAGGGCGGGCCCACGGTGCCGAAGGTCCTGCATCTCGGGACGCTGCGCTACGACGTTGAGAAGTCGGAGATGTGGCAGGGCGATGCGCGGATCCGGCTCACTTCAACCGAGGTGCAACTCATGCGCATCTTTTCCGCGCGCCCGGGCGAGGCGATTTCGCGCGGGGAACTCGTGGAAGAGCTCGGCCGTGCCAGCCAGTCGTCCACCGGCAACAGTCAGGAACGGGCGGTGGATGTCCAGATCACTCGGCTGCGCCGGAAGGTAGAGGCCGACCCCAAGCAACCCCGCTACCTGCAGACGGTGCGCGGGGCGGGGTACATGCTCCAGCCGGACTAG
- a CDS encoding histone deacetylase family protein produces MATALITHEECLGHVTPPGHPEQVARLDAVLGALQGMDLTRVSAPYAAEDDLLRVHPTSHLAAIRRAAPAEGWVSLDADTHMSAGTLAAALRGAGGAVKAVDMVMAGEVANAFVATRPPGHHAEREIAMGFCFFGNVAIAAKHALDHHGLSRVAIVDFDVHHGNGTQDLVEENPRIFFASTHQMPLYPGSGYPEETGADDNVLNIPLADGAGSDTFRDVMEAHVLPAVAAHRPELLLVSAGFDAHARDPLAGMLLTEEDFAWVTGRLCDLAAEHCGGKVVSCLEGGYDLEALAASAAAHVGVLKERGDG; encoded by the coding sequence GTGGCCACGGCTTTGATTACCCATGAAGAGTGCCTGGGGCACGTGACGCCGCCCGGCCACCCCGAGCAGGTGGCGCGGCTCGATGCGGTGCTCGGCGCGCTCCAAGGGATGGACCTCACGCGGGTTTCCGCGCCCTACGCGGCGGAGGACGATCTTCTCCGGGTGCATCCGACCTCCCACTTGGCCGCTATCCGGCGGGCCGCACCGGCGGAGGGCTGGGTGTCGCTCGATGCCGATACGCACATGTCGGCCGGCACGCTCGCGGCGGCACTCCGCGGGGCAGGCGGAGCAGTGAAGGCGGTGGACATGGTGATGGCGGGCGAGGTGGCGAATGCCTTCGTCGCCACGCGACCACCGGGGCACCATGCGGAGCGAGAGATCGCCATGGGCTTCTGCTTCTTCGGCAACGTGGCGATCGCTGCCAAGCACGCGCTCGATCATCACGGGCTCTCCCGCGTGGCGATCGTTGATTTCGACGTCCATCACGGGAACGGCACGCAGGACCTCGTGGAGGAAAACCCGCGCATCTTCTTCGCCTCCACCCATCAGATGCCGCTCTATCCCGGGTCGGGGTACCCAGAGGAAACGGGCGCGGATGACAACGTGCTCAACATCCCGCTCGCCGATGGCGCGGGGTCGGACACGTTTCGCGACGTGATGGAGGCCCATGTCCTGCCTGCCGTGGCGGCGCACCGGCCCGAGCTTCTCCTTGTCTCCGCGGGCTTTGACGCCCATGCACGGGACCCGTTGGCGGGGATGCTGCTCACAGAGGAGGATTTCGCTTGGGTGACCGGGCGGCTCTGCGATCTGGCCGCCGAGCACTGCGGCGGCAAGGTGGTGTCCTGCCTCGAAGGCGGCTATGACCTCGAAGCGCTGGCGGCATCGGCCGCGGCTCATGTGGGTGTCCTGAAGGAGAGAGGCGATGGCTGA
- a CDS encoding exodeoxyribonuclease VII small subunit: MAENVSEMSFEDAMAELESVVGQLERGDVALEQSIALYERGAALKAHCEAKLKAAEEKVAAIQLDGDGQPKGLKPVEGL; encoded by the coding sequence ATGGCTGAAAACGTGAGCGAGATGAGTTTCGAGGACGCCATGGCGGAGCTCGAATCCGTCGTGGGCCAGCTCGAGCGCGGCGACGTGGCCCTCGAGCAATCCATCGCGCTCTACGAGCGCGGCGCGGCCCTCAAGGCCCATTGTGAGGCCAAGCTGAAGGCCGCCGAGGAAAAGGTCGCGGCGATCCAGCTCGACGGTGACGGGCAGCCCAAGGGGCTGAAGCCGGTCGAGGGACTTTAG
- a CDS encoding polyprenyl synthetase family protein translates to MTEALAGWGTLPVVEGMRYALEGGKGLRGYLVLESARLHGVAADRARHGAAAIEAVHAYSLVHDDLPAMDDDDLRRGRPTVHKVWNEATGVLVGDGLLTLAFELLADNECGVLVGPLAHAAGARGMVLGQARDMAAEAAATPLSLEDITELQDLKTGALIGWAAMAGPRLAGADPDALGLFAKHLGLAFQIADDILDVEGDAAAMGKAVGKDAGRGKATFVSLLGLDAAKARAAELVDAACDALAPYGAEAASLKDAARFVVARST, encoded by the coding sequence CTGACAGAGGCGCTGGCTGGGTGGGGCACGCTGCCGGTGGTCGAGGGGATGCGCTATGCCCTCGAGGGCGGCAAGGGGCTCAGGGGGTATCTCGTGCTCGAATCGGCGCGCCTGCATGGTGTCGCGGCCGACCGCGCGCGCCACGGAGCCGCGGCCATCGAGGCGGTTCATGCCTATTCCCTCGTTCACGATGATCTGCCCGCCATGGACGATGACGACCTGCGCCGTGGGCGGCCCACCGTGCACAAGGTCTGGAACGAGGCCACGGGCGTCCTCGTGGGAGACGGGCTCCTAACGTTGGCCTTCGAGCTTCTGGCGGACAATGAGTGCGGCGTCCTTGTCGGGCCGTTGGCCCATGCCGCGGGGGCGCGGGGCATGGTGCTCGGCCAAGCGCGGGACATGGCCGCGGAGGCCGCCGCGACGCCGCTCTCGCTCGAGGACATCACCGAGCTGCAGGACCTCAAGACTGGCGCGCTGATCGGCTGGGCCGCCATGGCGGGGCCGCGGCTCGCCGGCGCGGACCCGGACGCGTTGGGGCTCTTTGCCAAGCACCTCGGCCTCGCCTTCCAGATCGCCGATGACATCCTCGACGTGGAGGGCGATGCCGCCGCCATGGGCAAGGCGGTGGGCAAGGATGCAGGCCGCGGCAAGGCCACGTTCGTCTCATTGCTGGGCCTTGACGCTGCCAAAGCGCGCGCGGCCGAGCTGGTGGACGCGGCCTGCGATGCGCTGGCGCCTTACGGCGCAGAGGCGGCTTCCCTCAAGGACGCGGCGCGCTTCGTCGTCGCGCGCTCGACCTGA
- a CDS encoding 1-deoxy-D-xylulose-5-phosphate synthase, with protein MPPETPLLDKIAAPEDLRALSDDALALLAGDLRAELISAVSETGGHLGAGLGVVELTVALHAVFETPAVKLVWDVSHQAYPHKILTGRRDRIRTLRQRGGLSGFTRRDESPFDPFGAAHAGTSVSAALGFVLAGQEAVAVIGDGSLSAGMAMEALNHAGTAGHRLLVILNDNGRSIDTPTGALAELLQDRSPASFFEALGFAYRGPLDGHDMPALLTALRAAKGAEGPLLLHVRTRKGHGFPPAEASEDKWHGVSKFDAATGRRDGSGGRSATDVFAETLIAAAEQDRAIHAVTAAMPSGTGLSAFGARFPERMHDVGIAEQHAVTFAAGLAAGGMKPFCALYSTFLQRGYDQVVHDVALQGLPVRFAIDRAGLVGADGPSHAGAYDIGFLAALPGIVVMAAADEAELARMVVTAAGHDAGPIAFRYPRGALGGAAPEAAPQPLEIGKGRVLRKGRDIAILSFGARLQAAEAACEALAADGISVTLADARFAKPLDTALIKELACAHPVLVTLEDGAPGGFGAAVAAFLSGEGVFDRGLIFRMLTLPDVFQAHGTPEEMYAEARLDASGLAETLRPLAAG; from the coding sequence ATGCCGCCGGAAACGCCCCTTCTCGACAAGATCGCCGCCCCGGAGGACCTGCGCGCGCTCTCGGATGACGCGCTGGCGTTGCTGGCGGGGGACCTGCGCGCCGAGCTCATCAGCGCTGTGAGCGAGACGGGCGGGCATCTGGGCGCGGGGCTCGGTGTTGTGGAGCTCACGGTCGCGCTCCATGCCGTCTTCGAGACGCCCGCCGTGAAGCTCGTCTGGGATGTCTCGCACCAGGCCTACCCGCACAAGATCCTAACCGGGCGCCGCGACCGCATCCGCACGCTGCGCCAGAGAGGTGGGCTAAGCGGCTTCACCCGGCGGGACGAAAGCCCCTTCGATCCCTTCGGCGCGGCCCATGCGGGCACGTCAGTGAGTGCCGCCCTGGGGTTCGTGCTGGCGGGGCAGGAGGCGGTGGCCGTCATCGGGGACGGATCGCTCAGCGCGGGCATGGCCATGGAGGCGTTGAACCATGCGGGCACTGCGGGGCATAGGCTTCTCGTGATCCTCAACGACAACGGACGCAGCATCGACACGCCCACCGGCGCGCTGGCCGAGCTCCTGCAGGACCGCTCGCCAGCATCGTTCTTCGAGGCGCTGGGCTTTGCCTACCGGGGGCCTCTGGACGGACATGACATGCCCGCGCTGCTCACGGCCCTGCGCGCGGCGAAAGGCGCGGAGGGGCCGTTGCTCCTTCACGTGCGGACGCGAAAGGGGCACGGCTTCCCCCCTGCCGAGGCCTCCGAGGACAAGTGGCACGGCGTTTCGAAATTCGACGCCGCCACGGGTCGGCGCGATGGCAGCGGTGGTCGGAGTGCGACGGATGTCTTCGCTGAGACGCTGATCGCCGCCGCAGAGCAAGACCGGGCGATCCATGCCGTCACCGCCGCCATGCCCTCGGGCACGGGGCTCAGTGCCTTTGGCGCGCGATTTCCGGAGCGCATGCATGACGTGGGCATCGCTGAACAGCACGCCGTGACCTTCGCCGCGGGGCTGGCTGCCGGGGGGATGAAGCCCTTTTGCGCGCTCTATTCCACCTTTCTCCAGCGCGGCTACGACCAAGTCGTCCATGACGTGGCGCTCCAGGGCCTGCCCGTGCGCTTCGCCATCGATCGCGCCGGGCTCGTGGGGGCCGACGGGCCCTCCCATGCCGGGGCCTACGATATCGGCTTCCTGGCCGCGCTTCCGGGCATCGTGGTCATGGCCGCCGCCGACGAGGCAGAGCTCGCGCGGATGGTCGTGACAGCGGCGGGCCACGATGCGGGGCCCATTGCCTTCCGCTATCCGCGCGGCGCGCTGGGTGGGGCGGCCCCAGAGGCCGCGCCGCAGCCGCTCGAGATCGGCAAGGGCCGCGTTCTGCGCAAGGGCCGGGACATCGCGATCCTGAGCTTTGGCGCGCGCTTGCAGGCGGCGGAGGCCGCGTGCGAAGCGCTCGCGGCGGACGGGATCTCCGTCACCCTCGCCGATGCGCGCTTTGCCAAGCCGCTCGACACCGCCCTGATCAAGGAGCTCGCCTGCGCCCATCCTGTCCTCGTGACGCTGGAGGATGGCGCGCCGGGCGGGTTTGGCGCCGCGGTGGCCGCCTTTCTCTCTGGGGAAGGGGTCTTTGACCGGGGCCTCATCTTCCGCATGCTGACGCTGCCCGATGTCTTCCAAGCCCATGGCACGCCCGAGGAGATGTATGCCGAGGCTCGGCTCGACGCCTCGGGCCTCGCGGAAACGCTGCGTCCTCTCGCGGCGGGCTAG
- a CDS encoding class I SAM-dependent methyltransferase, translated as MGNTPGPPGLDAAYGLHGPEDVKALYGDWAGTYDAGFVAERGYVLHEVVAAGFVAAGGADPVLDVGAGTGLVGAALARRGVGPLHATDISAPMLAEAEAKGCYAELFEADITQPLACADGTYGGVVSAGTFTLGHLGPGPLAELVRITRPGGVLAIAVNAVHYEAAGFAAALAALGPRITGLATHSIRIYAEDAAHDHAADLGLLVTCRAA; from the coding sequence ATGGGCAACACACCGGGGCCACCGGGGCTCGACGCGGCCTATGGGCTCCACGGGCCGGAGGACGTGAAGGCGCTCTACGGCGACTGGGCGGGGACCTATGATGCGGGCTTCGTGGCCGAGCGTGGCTACGTACTCCACGAGGTGGTGGCAGCTGGCTTCGTCGCGGCGGGCGGCGCGGACCCGGTTCTCGACGTGGGCGCGGGCACAGGGCTCGTGGGCGCGGCCTTGGCGCGGCGCGGCGTGGGCCCGCTCCATGCCACCGACATTTCCGCGCCCATGCTGGCGGAGGCCGAGGCCAAGGGCTGCTACGCCGAGCTGTTTGAGGCTGATATCACACAGCCGCTCGCCTGCGCGGACGGCACCTATGGCGGCGTAGTGAGCGCGGGGACGTTCACGCTGGGCCATCTCGGGCCCGGGCCGCTCGCGGAGCTTGTGCGCATCACCCGGCCCGGCGGTGTCCTCGCCATCGCAGTCAACGCGGTGCATTACGAGGCGGCGGGCTTCGCGGCGGCGCTTGCGGCTCTGGGGCCGCGGATCACCGGGCTCGCGACGCATAGCATACGCATCTATGCCGAGGACGCCGCGCATGATCACGCCGCTGATCTCGGGCTCCTCGTCACCTGCCGCGCGGCCTAG
- a CDS encoding carnitinyl-CoA dehydratase — translation MTTGPIRTERRGAVLEVTLDRPKANAIDLATSRIMGDTFQTFRDDPALRVAIITGAGEKFFCPGWDLKAAHDGDAVDGDYGVGGFGGLQELRDMGKPVIAAVNGICCGGGLELALSADIIIAADHATFALPEIRSGTVADAASVKLPKRIPYHIAMELLLTGRWFDAEEAHGWGIVNHIHPAATLMEEARRMADLLASGPPLVYAAIKEIVRDAEDAKFQDAMNRITGRQLRSVDVLYSSEDQAEGARAFAEKRDPVWKGR, via the coding sequence ATGACCACAGGACCGATCCGCACGGAGCGCCGCGGCGCAGTCCTCGAAGTCACCCTCGACAGGCCAAAGGCCAACGCCATCGACCTCGCCACATCTCGCATCATGGGCGACACGTTTCAGACATTTCGCGACGATCCAGCCCTGCGCGTCGCCATCATTACCGGCGCGGGCGAGAAGTTCTTCTGCCCCGGCTGGGATCTCAAGGCCGCCCATGATGGCGACGCGGTCGATGGCGATTACGGCGTGGGCGGGTTCGGCGGGCTGCAGGAACTTCGCGATATGGGCAAGCCCGTCATCGCGGCGGTCAACGGGATCTGCTGCGGCGGCGGACTGGAGCTCGCGCTCAGCGCTGACATTATTATCGCCGCTGACCACGCGACTTTCGCCCTGCCCGAGATCCGGTCCGGCACGGTGGCGGACGCCGCCTCCGTCAAACTGCCTAAGCGCATCCCCTACCACATCGCCATGGAGCTCCTGCTCACCGGGCGCTGGTTCGACGCGGAGGAGGCGCACGGCTGGGGTATCGTCAATCACATCCATCCCGCCGCGACGCTCATGGAGGAGGCGCGGCGGATGGCCGACCTCCTCGCCTCCGGTCCGCCCCTCGTCTACGCCGCGATCAAGGAGATCGTCCGTGACGCCGAGGATGCGAAATTCCAGGACGCCATGAACCGCATCACCGGACGGCAGCTGCGCAGCGTGGACGTGCTCTACAGTTCCGAGGATCAGGCAGAGGGCGCCCGCGCCTTCGCCGAAAAGCGGGACCCGGTCTGGAAAGGCCGCTAG